One window of Bacteroides sp. AN502(2024) genomic DNA carries:
- a CDS encoding rhamnogalacturonan lyase — MKCINLLFSFCLTTISLIAQPNYDFSKLKRERLGRGVIAIRENPSTVVVSWRYLSSDPMNEAFDIYRNDEKINKHPLKDATFFQDTYAGTEPVLYTVKAREGKTESSYQLPANAPSGYLNIPLNRPEDGTTPAGQHYFYAPNDASIGDVDGDGEYEIVLKWDPSNAHDNSHDGYTGPVILDCYKLNGRQLWRIHLGRNIRAGAHYTQFMVYDLDGDGKAEVVMKTADGTVDGTGKVIGDAQADYRNEQGRILIGPEYLTLFNGLTGEAMQTIDYVPERGDWMSWGDRRGNRCDRFLACVAYLDGIHPSVVMCRGYYTRTVLAAFDWDGKELKQRWVFDSNNRGCGEYAGQGNHNLRVGDVDGDGCDEIIYGSCAIDHNGKRLYTTKMGHGDAIHLTHFDPSRKGLQVWDCHENKRDGSTYRDAATGEVLFQIKDTTDVGRCMAADIDPTQPGVEMWSVASGGVRNVKGEVVKDRVRGLSCNMAVWWDGDLLRELLDRNRVSKYNWEKGVCEHIAIFEGTLSNNGTKANPSLQGDMIGDWREEVLMRTADNTALRLYVSTVPTDYRFHTFLEDPIYRISIATQNVAYNQPTQPRFYFGPELQGTVFRGCKIGVTTYKFATREIAADPHFLQ, encoded by the coding sequence ATGAAGTGCATAAATCTTCTTTTTAGTTTCTGTCTGACAACTATCTCCTTGATAGCGCAGCCAAACTATGACTTTTCGAAGTTGAAACGCGAACGTCTGGGACGTGGTGTCATTGCTATCCGCGAGAATCCGTCTACTGTTGTTGTTTCCTGGCGTTATTTGTCTTCCGACCCGATGAATGAAGCTTTTGATATTTATAGGAACGATGAAAAGATCAATAAACACCCGTTGAAGGATGCCACTTTCTTTCAGGATACCTATGCGGGGACAGAACCTGTACTTTATACCGTAAAGGCAAGGGAAGGAAAAACGGAAAGTAGCTATCAACTGCCGGCAAATGCCCCGTCGGGTTATCTGAATATTCCGTTGAACCGCCCTGAGGATGGTACAACTCCGGCAGGACAACATTATTTTTATGCTCCGAATGATGCCAGTATCGGTGATGTGGACGGTGATGGCGAATATGAGATTGTTCTGAAATGGGACCCGAGTAATGCACATGATAATTCACACGACGGTTATACGGGTCCGGTGATTCTGGATTGTTATAAATTGAACGGTCGGCAGCTATGGCGTATTCATCTGGGACGTAACATTCGTGCCGGTGCGCACTATACCCAGTTTATGGTTTATGATTTGGATGGTGACGGTAAAGCGGAAGTTGTGATGAAGACTGCGGACGGAACGGTGGATGGAACAGGAAAAGTGATCGGGGATGCGCAAGCTGACTATCGGAATGAACAAGGACGTATCCTGATCGGACCGGAATATCTGACACTCTTCAACGGGTTGACAGGAGAAGCGATGCAAACAATTGATTATGTGCCCGAGAGAGGAGACTGGATGAGTTGGGGAGACAGGCGTGGTAATCGCTGCGACCGTTTTCTGGCTTGCGTTGCCTATCTCGACGGTATACACCCAAGCGTAGTGATGTGTCGCGGATATTATACACGTACTGTCTTGGCTGCCTTTGACTGGGATGGAAAGGAACTGAAACAACGTTGGGTATTCGACAGTAATAATCGCGGTTGTGGAGAGTATGCCGGCCAAGGAAACCATAACCTGAGAGTAGGTGACGTGGACGGTGACGGATGTGATGAGATCATTTACGGTTCATGCGCCATAGACCATAACGGTAAAAGACTCTACACCACGAAAATGGGACACGGTGATGCCATTCACCTGACTCATTTCGACCCCTCCCGTAAAGGGCTGCAAGTATGGGATTGCCATGAAAATAAACGTGATGGTTCTACCTATCGGGATGCAGCTACCGGAGAAGTTCTATTTCAGATTAAAGATACTACGGATGTGGGGCGTTGCATGGCAGCTGATATTGACCCGACTCAACCGGGCGTTGAAATGTGGTCTGTTGCTTCCGGAGGAGTGAGGAATGTGAAAGGAGAAGTGGTAAAAGACCGGGTAAGGGGTTTATCCTGTAATATGGCTGTCTGGTGGGATGGGGATTTGTTGCGTGAATTGCTGGATAGAAATAGGGTCAGCAAATATAATTGGGAAAAAGGAGTTTGTGAGCACATTGCCATTTTTGAGGGAACCCTTTCCAATAACGGAACCAAAGCGAATCCTTCTCTTCAGGGAGATATGATAGGTGACTGGCGCGAAGAGGTATTGATGCGTACAGCTGATAATACGGCTTTACGGCTTTATGTCTCCACTGTTCCTACCGACTATCGTTTTCATACTTTTCTCGAAGATCCGATTTATCGTATCAGTATCGCTACCCAGAATGTAGCTTATAATCAGCCTACACAGCCCAGATTTTATTTCGGACCGGAACTTCAGGGAACTGTATTCAGAGGATGTAAAATTGGGGTGACTACTTATAAGTTTGCTACTCGAGAGATAGCCGCAGATCCTCATTTCCTGCAGTAG
- a CDS encoding glycoside hydrolase family 88 protein, whose protein sequence is MKKTLSLLFTGLLLSCLIPAHTVAAQELPTPKETLENITKVNDYFMKKYADYTTPSFYGRVRPSNIWTRGVYYEGLMALYSIYPREDYYQYAYNWADFHQWGMRNGNTTRNADDHCCGQTYIDLYNICPSDPNMIRNIKASIDMVVNTPQVNDWWWIDAIQMAMPIFAKLGKMTGEQKYYDKMWDMYYYTRSQHDETGMFNPKDGLWWRDQDFNPPYKEPNGEDCYWSRGNGWVYAALVRVLDEIPSDEKHRQDYINDFLTMSKALKQCQREDGFWNVSLHDPTNFGGKETSGTALFVYGMAWGVRNGLLDRKEYLPVLLKAWNAMVKDAVHPNGFLGYVQGTGKEPKDGQPVTYKSIPDYEDYGVGCFLLAGTEVYKLK, encoded by the coding sequence ATGAAGAAAACACTATCCTTACTCTTTACAGGATTACTTCTTTCTTGTCTGATACCCGCCCATACGGTCGCAGCACAAGAACTCCCGACACCAAAAGAAACCTTAGAGAATATCACAAAGGTGAATGACTACTTTATGAAAAAGTATGCTGATTACACCACTCCCAGTTTTTACGGTCGTGTACGTCCCAGCAATATCTGGACGCGTGGTGTGTACTACGAAGGATTGATGGCTCTCTATTCTATTTATCCGCGTGAGGATTATTACCAATATGCCTACAACTGGGCTGACTTCCACCAATGGGGAATGCGCAACGGTAACACGACCCGTAATGCAGACGATCATTGTTGCGGGCAAACTTACATCGACTTATACAATATCTGCCCGTCGGACCCGAATATGATCCGGAATATCAAAGCAAGCATCGATATGGTCGTGAATACACCGCAGGTGAACGACTGGTGGTGGATTGATGCCATACAGATGGCAATGCCTATCTTCGCTAAATTAGGTAAGATGACCGGAGAACAGAAATACTACGATAAGATGTGGGATATGTACTATTACACACGCAGCCAACACGATGAAACGGGTATGTTCAATCCTAAAGACGGTCTGTGGTGGCGCGATCAGGATTTTAATCCCCCATATAAAGAGCCGAATGGCGAAGATTGTTATTGGAGTCGCGGTAACGGATGGGTATATGCAGCTTTGGTACGTGTATTGGATGAAATTCCTTCTGACGAGAAACACCGTCAGGACTATATCAACGATTTCCTGACCATGAGCAAGGCTTTGAAGCAATGTCAGCGTGAAGACGGTTTCTGGAATGTCAGTCTTCACGACCCGACAAACTTTGGAGGGAAAGAGACTTCCGGTACAGCTTTATTTGTTTATGGCATGGCTTGGGGAGTCCGCAACGGATTACTCGATCGTAAAGAGTATCTCCCCGTCCTGCTGAAAGCATGGAACGCGATGGTGAAAGATGCCGTACATCCGAACGGATTTCTGGGATATGTGCAGGGAACAGGCAAGGAGCCTAAAGACGGACAGCCGGTTACTTACAAGAGTATACCCGATTATGAAGACTATGGAGTCGGTTGTTTCCTGCTTGCCGGAACAGAAGTTTATAAATTAAAATAA
- a CDS encoding rhamnogalacturonan acetylesterase, translated as MKNRLFPYICWLTAITFSLPLQAQNKVSTPMADVNQVIDNTLDSLNKARTSRPEAGSSRKGNNPVLFLVGNSTMRTGTLGNGNNGQWGWGYYAGDYFDSNRITVENHALGGTSSRTFYNRLWPDVIKGVRPGDWVIIELGHNDNGPYDSGRARASIPGIGKDTLNVTIKETGVKETVYTYGEYMRRFIRDIKAKGAHPILFSLTPRNAWEDKDSTIITRVNQTFGLWAKQVAEEQQVPFIDLNDISARKFEKFGKNKVKYMFYIDRIHTSAFGAKVNAESAADGIRAYEGLGLADYLKPLEKDTVTGSSRKDGRPVLFTIGDSTVRNEDKDKNGMWGWGSVIADEFNLDKISVENRAMAGRSARTFLDEGRWDKVYNALQPGDFVLIQFGHNDAGDINIGKARAELRGSGDESKVFLMEKTRKYQVIYTFGWYLRKFIMDAQEKGAVPIVLSHTPRNKWKDGKIERNTESFGKWTREAAEATGAYFIDLNKISADKLEKMGIKKAATFYNHDHTHTSLKGAHMNAKSIAEGLKSTDCPLKEYLK; from the coding sequence ATGAAAAACAGATTATTCCCATATATATGTTGGCTGACAGCCATTACATTCAGTTTGCCGCTGCAAGCGCAAAATAAAGTTTCCACTCCCATGGCAGATGTCAATCAGGTGATTGACAACACGCTGGATAGCTTGAATAAGGCACGTACCTCGCGACCGGAAGCCGGTTCCAGCCGGAAAGGTAACAACCCGGTTCTGTTTCTGGTAGGTAACTCTACCATGCGTACCGGAACTTTAGGAAACGGCAACAACGGACAATGGGGATGGGGCTATTATGCCGGTGATTATTTCGACTCCAACCGGATTACTGTAGAGAATCATGCGTTGGGAGGCACCAGCAGCCGTACCTTCTACAACCGTCTTTGGCCGGATGTAATCAAAGGAGTACGCCCCGGAGACTGGGTAATCATCGAATTGGGACACAATGACAACGGTCCTTATGACAGCGGACGTGCCCGCGCCTCTATTCCGGGAATCGGCAAAGATACACTGAATGTAACCATCAAAGAAACCGGAGTGAAAGAGACCGTATATACATACGGGGAATATATGCGCCGTTTTATCCGGGATATAAAAGCCAAAGGCGCTCATCCCATCCTATTCTCGCTTACTCCCCGCAATGCCTGGGAAGACAAAGACAGCACCATCATCACACGTGTCAACCAAACTTTCGGATTGTGGGCAAAGCAAGTGGCCGAAGAACAGCAGGTTCCCTTTATTGATTTGAATGATATCAGCGCCCGCAAATTCGAAAAATTCGGCAAGAATAAAGTGAAATATATGTTCTACATCGACCGCATACACACAAGTGCTTTCGGTGCTAAAGTCAATGCGGAATCAGCTGCGGACGGAATACGTGCTTATGAGGGACTGGGATTGGCCGATTATCTAAAGCCCCTTGAGAAGGATACTGTGACAGGTTCCAGCCGTAAAGATGGACGTCCGGTATTGTTTACCATCGGCGACAGTACAGTCCGGAATGAAGATAAAGACAAAAACGGTATGTGGGGCTGGGGAAGCGTAATTGCCGATGAGTTCAATCTGGATAAAATTTCGGTAGAGAACCGCGCCATGGCAGGACGCAGTGCCCGCACTTTCCTGGACGAAGGTCGTTGGGATAAGGTTTATAATGCCTTGCAACCGGGAGATTTTGTGCTGATCCAGTTCGGACATAATGATGCGGGAGACATTAATATAGGCAAAGCCCGTGCCGAATTGCGTGGTTCCGGTGACGAGAGCAAAGTCTTTTTGATGGAGAAAACAAGGAAATATCAGGTGATTTATACATTCGGCTGGTATCTTCGGAAATTCATTATGGACGCTCAGGAGAAAGGAGCTGTTCCTATCGTTCTAAGCCATACGCCACGCAACAAATGGAAAGATGGAAAGATAGAACGTAATACCGAGTCTTTCGGCAAGTGGACACGTGAAGCTGCGGAAGCTACGGGAGCTTATTTCATCGACCTGAATAAGATCAGTGCCGATAAACTGGAAAAGATGGGTATCAAGAAAGCGGCAACTTTCTATAATCATGATCATACGCACACTTCTCTGAAGGGGGCACACATGAATGCGAAAAGCATTGCCGAGGGACTGAAAAGTACGGATTGCCCATTGAAAGAGTATCTGAAATAA
- a CDS encoding SGNH/GDSL hydrolase family protein yields MKKSFYLLLLISLYSSISFAQSLKSISILGDSYSTFEGYLQPDTNSIWYYASQREQTDVTSVKQTWWHKFIKENNYRLCINNSFSGATICNTGYNQADYSDRSFITRMGKLGCPDIIFIFGATNDCWAGSPLGDYKYEGWTKEDLYTFRPAMAYMLDHMIDRYPNVEIYFLLNSDLKEEFNESVRAICNHYNIDCIELHDIDKKSGHPSIKGMEQISDQIEMFMRKKTK; encoded by the coding sequence ATGAAGAAATCCTTTTATTTATTACTGCTAATCTCTTTATATAGCAGTATCAGCTTTGCCCAAAGCCTGAAATCTATATCTATTTTAGGCGATTCGTATTCAACATTTGAAGGATACCTGCAACCCGATACCAATAGCATTTGGTATTATGCTTCTCAGCGGGAGCAAACGGACGTAACTTCCGTAAAACAGACTTGGTGGCATAAATTCATCAAAGAGAATAACTACCGCCTTTGCATCAACAATTCATTTTCTGGTGCGACCATTTGTAATACCGGTTATAATCAGGCTGATTACTCGGACCGATCTTTTATTACCCGTATGGGGAAGTTGGGATGTCCGGATATCATCTTTATTTTCGGTGCAACGAATGATTGTTGGGCCGGTTCACCGCTGGGGGATTACAAGTATGAAGGGTGGACAAAGGAAGATTTATATACATTCCGTCCGGCCATGGCATACATGCTCGACCACATGATTGACCGTTATCCTAATGTTGAAATCTACTTTTTGCTGAATTCTGACTTAAAGGAAGAGTTTAATGAGTCGGTCAGAGCTATCTGTAATCATTATAATATCGATTGTATAGAACTGCATGATATTGACAAAAAAAGTGGTCATCCTTCGATAAAGGGGATGGAGCAGATTAGCGATCAGATTGAGATGTTTATGAGGAAGAAGACGAAATGA